The following coding sequences are from one Danaus plexippus chromosome 13 unlocalized genomic scaffold, MEX_DaPlex mxdp_15, whole genome shotgun sequence window:
- the LOC116770310 gene encoding glutaryl-CoA dehydrogenase, mitochondrial has translation MALNYNKFPQLISAFCNLNNFRTLSTTCSNKAKINFNWEDPLNLDRLLLDDEKAVRDSVKTYCQEKLLPRVVQANRNETFDRAIYKEMGELGILGCTIKGYDCAGVSSVTYGLITRELDGVDSSYRSAMSVQSSLAMGAIYMYGSEEQKQKYLPKMAKGDLVGCFGLTEPNYGSDAGGLVTRAKYDSKSKSYVLSGSKTWITNSPIADILIIWAKDEDNKVRGFIVDRSLVNKGLDTPKIEGKFSLRASQTGMILLDEVVIPEESLLPGVLGMKGPFGCLNNARYGIAWGALGAAESCLRIARQYTLDRKQFGKPLASNQLIQKKMADMITEISLGFQGCLHVGRLKDEGLVAPEMISLLKRNNCGKALEIARVARDMLGGNGVSDEYHIIRHVMNLEAVNTYEGTHDIHALILGKAITGIQSFY, from the coding sequence ATGGCTCTTAACTATAATAAGTTTCCTCAACTAATATCAGCGTTTTGTAACTTGAACAATTTTAGAACATTGTCAACGACTTGTTCGAATAaggcaaaaataaattttaactggGAAGACCCTTTGAATTTAGATCGACTATTACTTGACGATGAAAAGGCAGTTCGAGACTCTGTGAAAACGTATTGTCAAGAGAAACTATTGCCTAGAGTGGTTCAAGCTAATAGAAATGAAACGTTTGATCGGGCTATTTACAAAGAAATGGGTGAGTTAGGTATTCTTGGCTGTACAATTAAGGGCTACGATTGTGCCGGAGTATCATCGGTTACATATGGACTTATAACAAGAGAATTGGATGGTGTAGATTCGTCTTATAGATCCGCTATGAGTGTACAGAGTAGTTTAGCAATGGGtgctatttatatgtatggtTCAGAGGaacaaaagcaaaaatatttaccgaaAATGGCAAAGGGTGATCTAGTCGGCTGTTTTGGTCTAACTGAACCCAATTACGGTAGTGACGCCGGCGGGTTAGTAACAAGGGCGAAATATGATTCTAAATCGAAATCTTATGTCCTGAGTGGTTCAAAAACGTGGATTACGAACTCTCCTATAGCagatatacttattatttggGCTAAAGATGAGGATAATAAAGTAAGGGGCTTTATTGTGGATAGAAGCCTAGTAAATAAAGGTCTAGACACGCCTAAAATTGAaggaaaattttctttaagagCTTCCCAAACGGGTATGATATTGCTCGACGAAGTAGTTATACCAGAGGAGAGTTTATTACCCGGGGTATTGGGTATGAAGGGGCCTTTCGGATGTCTCAATAATGCGAGATACGGGATCGCTTGGGGCGCTCTCGGTGCGGCCGAATCGTGTTTGCGGATTGCTCGACAGTACACATTAGATCGGAAACAATTTGGAAAACCGCTCGCTTCGAACCAGCTGATACAAAAGAAAATGGCGGACATGATAACTGAAATAAGTCTCGGTTTTCAAGGTTGCTTGCACGTCGGTCGTCTAAAAGATGAGGGTTTAGTAGCTCCCGAAATGATTTCTCTTTTGAAAAGAAACAACTGCGGCAAAGCTTTAGAGATTGCGAGAGTAGCCAGGGACATGCTCGGTGGTAATGGAGTGTCTGATGAGtatcatataataagacaCGTTATGAATCTTGAGGCCGTTAATACTTATGAAGGGACTCATGATATCCACGCCCTAATTTTAGGAAAAGCGATAACAGGAATACAgtctttctattaa